One genomic window of Tenacibaculum tangerinum includes the following:
- a CDS encoding LytR/AlgR family response regulator transcription factor: MNVIIIEDERPAARRLSRMLAELNLEVQQLLHSVEESINWFQNNKHPDLIFLDIQLSDGLSFEIFEEVTVRSAIIFTTAYDEYALKAFKLNSIDYLLKPIDEDELKIAVDKFKEHQPLQSNLQVNINDIRKLLINPVDRKYKKRITIKVGQHLKIINTEDIECFYSANKATYIHTNTNRNYLIDNSLEYWQEELDPEQFFRVNRTFIVHVNAIKDIVSYTNSRLQLKLHSYKDSELIVSRERVKDFKCFIE, translated from the coding sequence ATGAATGTGATTATTATTGAAGACGAAAGACCAGCGGCTAGAAGATTAAGTAGAATGTTAGCCGAACTTAATTTAGAAGTACAACAACTATTACACTCTGTAGAAGAGTCGATTAACTGGTTTCAAAACAACAAACACCCCGATTTAATTTTTTTAGATATTCAACTTTCAGACGGATTGTCATTTGAAATTTTTGAAGAAGTAACCGTGCGCTCAGCGATTATTTTTACAACTGCTTATGACGAGTATGCATTAAAAGCATTCAAGCTTAATTCAATTGATTATTTATTAAAACCAATTGATGAAGACGAACTAAAAATAGCAGTAGATAAATTTAAAGAGCATCAACCATTACAGAGCAACTTACAAGTTAATATAAACGACATTCGTAAGCTGCTAATTAATCCTGTTGATAGAAAATACAAAAAGCGAATTACCATAAAAGTAGGTCAGCATTTAAAAATTATCAATACCGAAGATATCGAATGTTTTTATTCAGCAAACAAAGCAACCTATATTCATACAAATACTAATAGAAATTACTTGATAGATAATTCGTTAGAATATTGGCAAGAGGAACTAGACCCAGAACAGTTTTTTAGAGTAAATAGAACATTTATAGTACATGTAAATGCCATTAAAGACATAGTGTCTTACACGAACTCACGCTTACAACTAAAACTACATTCTTATAAAGATTCAGAACTCATTGTAAGCAGAGAGCGTGTCAAAGATTTTAAGTGTTTTATTGAGTAA
- a CDS encoding flavodoxin family protein, producing the protein MNTTIIIQASSKSTGNTHKVVNYLNNNNSFDFVDLKTKNIGVFEYDFSNANDDFIPLMEEIIHKYDTLVFATPVYWYTMSATLKTFFDRLSDLLHYKKELGRKLRGKNMAMISNSGTNDRKEGFDMPFIESANYLGMNYLGSTHAWFTEDGNDIHAEAKLNIDSFKKKLTQ; encoded by the coding sequence ATGAATACAACGATTATTATACAAGCAAGCTCTAAAAGTACAGGAAACACCCACAAAGTAGTCAACTACCTCAACAACAACAATTCTTTTGATTTTGTTGATCTAAAAACAAAAAACATTGGTGTATTTGAGTATGATTTTAGCAACGCTAACGACGATTTTATTCCACTAATGGAAGAAATTATTCATAAATACGATACATTGGTATTTGCTACTCCTGTATATTGGTATACCATGAGTGCTACTCTAAAAACTTTTTTCGATAGGCTGTCTGATTTATTGCATTATAAAAAAGAGTTGGGTAGAAAGTTACGAGGCAAAAATATGGCCATGATTAGCAACTCTGGTACCAACGACCGTAAAGAAGGTTTTGATATGCCTTTTATTGAAAGTGCCAATTACTTAGGCATGAACTATCTTGGTAGTACGCATGCTTGGTTTACTGAAGATGGAAATGATATTCATGCTGAAGCAAAATTAAATATTGATAGCTTCAAAAAAAAACTTACTCAATAA
- a CDS encoding 3'-5' exonuclease gives MKLNLTKPIVFFDLETTGINIAKDRVVEISILKVFPNGNKESKTWLVNPEIEIPIEASEIHGITNEKVVTEPTFKELAPQINELIKDADLAGFNSNRFDIPLLAEELLRAGIDFDMSNRKAVDVQTIFHKKEQRTLSAGYQFYCGKELVGAHGAEADTNATYEILLAQVEKYDDLENSVEALSDFSTHGKRADFAGFILFNDENQEIFSFGKYKGRTVEEVLKENPGYNAWIQNADFPLYTKKVLREIKERMSTPKNTMTDAEKLQALQQKFNLR, from the coding sequence ATGAAATTAAACTTAACAAAACCAATCGTATTTTTTGATTTAGAAACCACAGGAATTAACATAGCGAAAGATAGAGTAGTAGAAATATCTATTTTAAAAGTGTTTCCGAACGGAAATAAAGAAAGCAAAACATGGTTGGTAAATCCTGAAATAGAAATACCCATAGAAGCTTCAGAAATTCATGGAATTACGAATGAAAAAGTAGTTACAGAGCCAACTTTTAAAGAATTAGCACCACAAATTAACGAGCTTATCAAAGATGCAGATTTGGCAGGATTTAATTCTAACCGATTTGATATTCCGTTATTGGCTGAAGAATTATTGAGAGCGGGCATTGATTTTGATATGAGCAACCGAAAAGCAGTCGATGTACAAACCATTTTTCATAAAAAAGAACAACGAACATTAAGTGCTGGATATCAATTTTACTGCGGAAAAGAATTAGTAGGGGCACATGGGGCAGAGGCAGATACCAATGCAACCTATGAAATCTTATTAGCACAAGTTGAAAAATACGACGATTTAGAAAACTCTGTAGAAGCATTGAGTGACTTTTCAACACATGGAAAAAGAGCAGATTTTGCAGGTTTTATCTTGTTTAACGATGAAAATCAAGAAATTTTTTCTTTTGGAAAGTATAAAGGAAGAACCGTTGAAGAAGTATTAAAAGAAAACCCAGGGTATAATGCGTGGATTCAAAATGCCGATTTTCCATTGTATACAAAAAAAGTATTACGAGAAATAAAAGAACGAATGTCGACACCGAAAAATACCATGACCGATGCAGAAAAGTTACAAGCCTTGCAACAGAAGTTTAATTTAAGGTAA
- a CDS encoding serine hydrolase domain-containing protein, giving the protein MGDGVFIKGLDVLQYTIPEEAGVSSEKLSIIDKRIDTILKEKMTPGGQILVAKNGKVIYNKSFGYHTLEKKRPVKNSDVYDLASLTKILASVPMIMKAEEERKISLFSSLGDLVPRYRNSNKDTLLIKEILSHFGRLRSWIPFYLDTKDSVTGQNSTKFYRRKRTPRFNIKVANNLYLAKEYKDSIYKHIVDSEQREREGYKYSDLGYYIFKEVLERKYHRPLDRLVEEQFYKSLGAYRMTYLPLNKFAKDEIVPTEKDNYYRNQLVHGYVHDMGAAMLGGVGGHAGLFANANDVAKMMQLFLQDGSYGGKRYLKPETIHKFNKRYYEQKKVRRGLGFDKPQLNPKVKATCGCVSDVSFGHSGFTGTYTWADPATGVVYVFLSNRVYPTMKNYGLVRSNMRTKIQQDIQDAILMVE; this is encoded by the coding sequence GTGGGAGATGGAGTATTTATAAAAGGGCTAGACGTATTGCAATATACCATACCTGAAGAAGCTGGAGTTTCATCAGAAAAATTATCAATTATCGATAAAAGAATCGATACTATTTTAAAAGAAAAAATGACTCCCGGAGGCCAAATACTGGTAGCTAAAAATGGAAAAGTAATTTATAATAAGAGCTTTGGTTACCATACCTTAGAAAAAAAACGTCCTGTTAAAAACTCTGACGTATATGATTTAGCTTCTCTAACTAAAATTCTAGCTTCTGTGCCTATGATAATGAAAGCAGAAGAAGAGAGAAAAATCAGTTTATTCTCTAGTTTAGGAGACTTGGTGCCAAGGTATAGGAATTCAAATAAAGATACCTTATTAATAAAAGAGATATTATCACATTTTGGTCGTTTACGTTCGTGGATTCCTTTTTATTTAGACACTAAAGACAGTGTAACAGGACAAAATTCTACAAAATTTTATAGAAGAAAGCGAACTCCTAGATTCAATATCAAGGTAGCCAACAATTTATACCTAGCAAAAGAATATAAAGATTCGATTTATAAACATATTGTAGACTCTGAACAACGAGAACGCGAAGGGTATAAGTACAGTGATTTAGGCTATTATATATTTAAAGAAGTTTTAGAAAGAAAATACCATCGGCCTCTAGATAGATTGGTAGAAGAACAGTTTTATAAATCGTTGGGAGCTTATAGAATGACCTATTTACCCTTGAACAAATTTGCAAAAGATGAAATTGTCCCTACGGAAAAAGATAATTATTACAGAAATCAGTTAGTACATGGGTATGTACACGATATGGGTGCCGCTATGTTAGGAGGGGTCGGTGGTCATGCTGGCTTATTTGCAAATGCTAATGATGTTGCAAAAATGATGCAGTTATTTTTGCAAGACGGATCTTACGGAGGAAAAAGATATCTGAAACCAGAGACGATACATAAATTTAACAAACGTTACTATGAGCAAAAAAAGGTACGCAGAGGTTTAGGTTTTGACAAACCCCAATTAAATCCTAAAGTAAAAGCTACTTGCGGTTGCGTGTCTGATGTTAGTTTTGGTCATAGTGGTTTTACAGGAACCTATACGTGGGCAGATCCAGCTACCGGTGTTGTATATGTGTTTTTGTCAAATAGAGTGTATCCGACGATGAAAAATTATGGTTTGGTAAGAAGTAACATGCGAACAAAAATTCAACAAGATATTCAAGACGCTATTTTGATGGTGGAGTAG
- a CDS encoding 2TM domain-containing protein, with the protein MENSYKEEKKYIEAKRKVKQVKAFYVHVLVNIISTIIIVLVNVKFSPQYHWFWFAVIGIVFVTFIHWMLVFGVNMLGFGRSWEEKKIHEYLNKKK; encoded by the coding sequence ATGGAGAATAGTTACAAAGAAGAAAAAAAATATATAGAAGCCAAAAGAAAGGTAAAGCAAGTAAAAGCATTCTATGTGCATGTGCTGGTTAATATCATTTCTACAATCATTATTGTTTTGGTAAACGTAAAGTTTTCACCTCAGTATCATTGGTTTTGGTTTGCTGTAATAGGTATAGTATTCGTTACTTTTATTCATTGGATGCTGGTTTTTGGTGTAAATATGCTAGGTTTTGGAAGAAGCTGGGAAGAAAAGAAGATACATGAATATTTAAACAAAAAAAAATAA
- a CDS encoding ABC transporter ATPase, translating to MFIEYNNLPQNSRVWVYQSDREFTQEEIEFISAKAFLFIDNWTRHGDDLKASFTIKYNQFLILGVDENFNNVSGCSIDASVHFVQELEKELGLDLMDKMNVSFKDGDTINTVKLPEFQDFAKKQKITAETVVFNNMVNTKEDFETKWEVPAKESWHARFLV from the coding sequence ATGTTTATAGAATATAACAACCTACCCCAAAATTCTAGAGTTTGGGTATATCAGTCTGATAGAGAATTTACGCAAGAAGAAATAGAGTTTATTAGTGCAAAAGCGTTCCTTTTTATTGATAATTGGACACGTCATGGAGACGATTTAAAAGCATCATTCACTATTAAATACAATCAGTTTTTAATTTTAGGAGTCGATGAGAACTTTAATAACGTTTCAGGATGCTCCATCGATGCTTCGGTACATTTTGTACAAGAACTCGAAAAAGAGTTAGGGTTAGATTTAATGGATAAAATGAATGTCTCTTTTAAAGATGGAGATACGATTAATACAGTAAAACTTCCAGAGTTTCAAGATTTTGCCAAAAAACAAAAAATAACAGCAGAAACAGTGGTGTTTAACAATATGGTAAATACCAAAGAAGATTTTGAAACAAAATGGGAAGTGCCAGCAAAAGAAAGTTGGCATGCACGATTTTTGGTATAA
- a CDS encoding 2TM domain-containing protein, with translation MKDHYLQEQKYLLAKKKVEKIKGLYAHLLVTILIIPVLVVINLKFVPDYHWFYYPAIGMLLGLFFHWFGVYGIEKIGLGKDWEKRKIKEFLEKNHHGE, from the coding sequence ATGAAAGATCATTATTTACAAGAACAAAAATACCTACTAGCAAAAAAGAAGGTAGAAAAAATAAAAGGGTTATACGCTCATTTATTAGTCACCATTTTAATAATACCTGTTTTGGTCGTTATTAATTTAAAGTTCGTTCCTGATTACCATTGGTTTTATTATCCAGCTATTGGAATGTTGTTAGGATTATTTTTTCACTGGTTTGGAGTTTACGGAATAGAAAAAATAGGTTTAGGAAAAGACTGGGAAAAACGTAAGATTAAAGAATTTTTAGAAAAAAACCATCATGGAGAATAG
- a CDS encoding 2TM domain-containing protein, which yields MENFNKEQQYKRAQKRVNEIKKFYKHLTVYILINLVFIGRRIYKDVVYRDESILDALSDSHNYYLFFWWGVAVCVHGFVVFGKQKLFSKGWEERKIKEYMNQ from the coding sequence ATGGAAAATTTTAATAAAGAACAACAATATAAAAGAGCTCAAAAAAGAGTAAATGAAATTAAAAAGTTCTATAAGCACCTAACAGTATATATTCTTATCAACTTAGTTTTCATAGGAAGAAGAATATACAAAGACGTTGTATATAGAGATGAATCAATTTTAGACGCTCTTTCCGATAGTCATAATTATTATTTGTTTTTTTGGTGGGGAGTAGCAGTGTGTGTTCATGGGTTTGTCGTTTTTGGAAAACAAAAACTATTCTCAAAAGGATGGGAAGAACGTAAAATTAAAGAATATATGAACCAATAA
- a CDS encoding carboxypeptidase-like regulatory domain-containing protein, whose protein sequence is MRVFLLFCFISTTIFSQTVVLKNTVIDWHTNEPVAYANISFLNENVGVSSDENGVFSLQINKQLLHSKVHISCLNYKDTIVLASTLQSKPLKLQPKLYELEEVVISKKADRELVVDKYKRRDIRSGFSGRKGSPWTVAKYFPYKNEYESVPFLKSITVYFTSLMLRKKARFRIRLFKIDENTGEPSEDMLKEDLIVDVKKTNGKVEVDVSKLDIVFPQEGFFIGLERLHIPYNFHERTYTRNGSREKYKDTIVAPSFGAVFTKDTIFIKNRGKWRKHYFPQEFYKGNALKPAISVTLSN, encoded by the coding sequence ATGAGAGTTTTTCTTTTATTCTGCTTTATAAGCACCACTATTTTTTCACAAACAGTAGTTTTAAAAAACACAGTGATAGATTGGCATACAAATGAACCTGTTGCGTACGCAAATATTAGTTTTTTAAATGAGAATGTCGGAGTTTCTTCTGATGAAAATGGAGTCTTTTCACTACAAATCAACAAGCAATTATTACATAGCAAAGTACATATTTCTTGTTTGAATTACAAAGATACTATTGTGTTAGCGTCAACTTTACAAAGTAAGCCTCTTAAACTCCAGCCAAAGTTATATGAGTTAGAGGAAGTGGTAATTTCTAAAAAAGCGGATAGAGAGTTAGTTGTTGATAAGTATAAAAGAAGGGATATTAGATCAGGATTTTCGGGCAGAAAAGGATCGCCTTGGACTGTAGCGAAGTATTTTCCTTATAAAAATGAATATGAAAGTGTTCCTTTTTTAAAGAGTATAACCGTTTATTTCACAAGCCTTATGCTTAGAAAAAAAGCAAGGTTTAGAATTCGTCTCTTTAAGATAGATGAAAACACAGGTGAACCATCAGAAGATATGCTAAAAGAAGATTTAATTGTTGATGTAAAAAAGACAAATGGAAAAGTTGAAGTTGATGTATCTAAGCTTGATATAGTGTTTCCACAAGAAGGCTTTTTTATTGGCTTAGAACGCTTACATATACCCTACAATTTTCACGAACGAACCTACACAAGAAATGGAAGTAGAGAAAAATATAAAGACACGATTGTAGCTCCCAGTTTTGGAGCGGTATTTACTAAAGATACTATTTTTATAAAGAATAGAGGAAAATGGAGAAAGCATTATTTTCCACAAGAATTTTACAAAGGGAATGCATTAAAACCAGCAATTTCCGTAACTTTGAGTAACTGA
- a CDS encoding RNA polymerase sigma factor, which translates to MEKELENKFLTDFEANQNIVHKVCRIYTTNRDAHNDLFQEITIQLWKNYGKFRGEAKFSTWMYRVALNTAISLYRKSTRSIQTQDFSEYSFKIKAEEYDDTEELQLKALYSAIRKLNDIDKALIFLYLEDKPYKEISETLGISSVNARVKMNRAKDKLKKILNP; encoded by the coding sequence GTGGAAAAAGAATTAGAAAATAAATTTTTAACTGATTTCGAAGCCAATCAAAACATTGTGCACAAGGTATGTAGAATTTATACTACAAATCGAGATGCCCACAATGATTTATTTCAAGAAATCACCATTCAACTATGGAAAAACTATGGTAAGTTTAGAGGAGAAGCAAAGTTTAGTACTTGGATGTATCGAGTAGCATTGAATACGGCTATTTCTTTATATAGAAAATCTACCAGAAGTATTCAAACACAAGATTTTTCAGAGTACTCTTTTAAAATTAAAGCTGAAGAATATGACGACACAGAAGAATTGCAGTTAAAGGCTTTGTATAGTGCTATTCGCAAGTTAAATGATATTGATAAGGCACTGATTTTTTTATACCTAGAAGATAAACCTTATAAAGAAATTTCTGAAACACTAGGTATAAGTTCGGTAAATGCTCGTGTAAAAATGAACAGAGCGAAAGATAAATTGAAAAAAATATTAAACCCATAA
- a CDS encoding 2TM domain-containing protein: MKTSSKKIVENLKKDIWICTKLTIIFGIVFILFNQAFTIKKASLVFLFSAMYSFVLGLGNGIINDYLSEKWDWVSQTNQRVWAGIIATISYTVVAVLLIHYVQYIVIYNNNPANFFKGHFLWIHLFAIIFSLGVAVFFHARGFMVNWKASVKQETTQHEIVAKTETAKFETLKSQIDPHFLFNSLNVLTSLISENPKQAEKFTTKLSKVYRYVLEQRNKELVPIQEELQFAKTYMELLQMRFEEAIRFTIPDEVSNAELKIVPLSLQLLLENAVKHNVVSSMKPLEITIFEADGFLQIQNNVNPKEAIGKGTKVGLRNIADRYGLITDRNIEIINNNRTFTVRLPLLTHVKNRIMNTQNLENSKYVKAVERVEKLKEFYQNLISYCLVIPFLIFINLKTYARFQWFWFPMIGWGIGLIFHYLEVHNYNLFLGKNWEERKIKELMKEEEKYK, encoded by the coding sequence ATGAAAACATCATCAAAGAAAATAGTTGAAAACTTAAAAAAAGATATTTGGATTTGTACAAAGCTAACCATTATATTCGGTATCGTTTTTATTTTGTTTAATCAAGCATTTACTATAAAAAAGGCTAGTTTGGTGTTTTTATTTTCTGCGATGTACTCTTTTGTTTTAGGTCTTGGCAATGGAATTATTAACGACTATTTAAGTGAGAAGTGGGATTGGGTTTCGCAAACCAATCAGCGAGTTTGGGCAGGTATCATAGCCACCATAAGTTATACAGTAGTAGCTGTATTATTGATTCATTATGTACAATATATTGTTATTTATAATAACAACCCAGCCAATTTTTTTAAAGGACATTTTTTATGGATACATTTATTTGCCATTATTTTTTCTTTAGGAGTTGCTGTATTTTTTCATGCTCGTGGTTTTATGGTAAACTGGAAAGCCTCTGTAAAACAAGAAACCACACAACATGAGATTGTAGCGAAAACTGAAACCGCAAAGTTTGAAACGTTAAAAAGTCAAATAGACCCTCACTTTTTATTTAACAGTTTAAATGTATTAACCTCTTTAATTAGCGAGAACCCGAAGCAAGCAGAAAAATTTACCACTAAGCTTTCAAAAGTATATCGTTATGTTTTAGAGCAACGAAATAAAGAGTTAGTACCTATTCAAGAAGAGTTGCAATTTGCAAAAACGTACATGGAATTATTACAAATGCGTTTTGAAGAAGCCATACGATTTACCATTCCCGACGAGGTGAGCAATGCAGAGTTAAAAATAGTTCCGTTATCACTTCAATTATTACTAGAAAATGCAGTAAAACACAATGTAGTTTCATCAATGAAACCTCTAGAGATTACAATTTTTGAAGCAGATGGTTTTTTGCAAATTCAAAATAATGTGAACCCGAAAGAAGCTATTGGGAAAGGTACCAAAGTAGGATTAAGAAATATAGCAGATCGCTATGGTTTAATTACCGATAGAAACATAGAAATTATAAATAATAATAGAACATTTACAGTGCGTTTACCTTTATTAACACATGTAAAAAATAGGATTATGAACACACAAAACCTAGAAAACAGCAAGTATGTAAAGGCTGTCGAAAGAGTAGAGAAGTTAAAAGAGTTTTACCAAAACTTAATCTCGTACTGTTTAGTCATTCCCTTCTTAATTTTTATCAATTTAAAAACCTATGCAAGATTCCAATGGTTTTGGTTTCCAATGATAGGTTGGGGAATCGGATTGATATTTCATTACTTAGAAGTACATAATTATAACTTATTTTTAGGTAAAAACTGGGAAGAACGTAAGATAAAAGAGTTAATGAAAGAAGAAGAAAAATATAAGTAG
- a CDS encoding 2TM domain-containing protein produces MEGDNLHEQKYLLAKKRVDKIKGFYHHLLVYVVVNVFISAIIITGLMRDDKDTFTEAISNFGVYSTWLFWGIGIVFHWLGVFGTKSLFSKDWEERKIQEYINEFEDRRNGKF; encoded by the coding sequence ATGGAAGGGGATAATTTACATGAACAAAAATACCTATTGGCTAAAAAAAGAGTTGATAAAATCAAAGGTTTTTACCATCATTTACTAGTATATGTAGTAGTTAATGTATTTATATCTGCCATAATCATTACAGGTTTAATGAGAGATGATAAGGATACTTTTACTGAAGCAATTAGCAATTTCGGAGTATACAGCACATGGCTTTTTTGGGGAATTGGAATTGTTTTTCATTGGTTAGGAGTATTCGGAACAAAATCTTTATTTAGTAAAGATTGGGAAGAGCGTAAAATACAAGAATATATAAACGAATTTGAAGACAGAAGAAATGGAAAATTTTAA
- a CDS encoding DUF2141 domain-containing protein: MKFLMHIFVLAILFAVKTVSAQNRTITVTVVNVTSDQGKVMYALYSKENFRKEPLQAKQATIEKGRSTVAFENVAEGEYAIICFHDANNNNKMDFEPNGIPLEDYGASNNQLSPFGPPQYEDAKFVVGDKDVSFDIKF; the protein is encoded by the coding sequence ATGAAATTTTTAATGCACATTTTTGTTCTGGCAATTTTATTCGCTGTTAAAACAGTATCAGCACAAAACAGAACTATAACAGTAACTGTTGTGAATGTTACTTCAGACCAAGGAAAAGTAATGTATGCTTTATACTCAAAAGAAAACTTTAGAAAAGAACCATTACAAGCTAAGCAAGCGACGATAGAAAAAGGAAGAAGTACCGTAGCTTTTGAAAATGTAGCTGAGGGAGAGTATGCCATTATTTGCTTTCATGATGCAAACAATAATAATAAAATGGATTTTGAACCTAATGGAATACCGTTAGAAGATTATGGGGCATCAAATAATCAATTATCTCCTTTCGGACCTCCACAATATGAGGATGCAAAATTTGTAGTTGGAGATAAAGATGTATCTTTCGATATTAAATTTTAG
- a CDS encoding PPK2 family polyphosphate kinase — translation MYAEGKYSVLLCLQGMDTAGKDSLIREVFKDVNARGIVVHSFKVPTELELKHDFLWRHYIALPAKGKIGVFNRTHYENVLVTRVHPEYIFAENIPTVNSLDDLDDAFYHSRMERINQFENHISQNGTIILKFFLNVSKEEQKNRLLRRLNIPEKNWKFSAGDLEERKLWDKYQECYKDMLERTSTDFAPWYVIPADDKPTARYIVAKVLEEELEKYNFKEPTLPPKVLDQIDEFKEELNNE, via the coding sequence ATGTATGCAGAAGGTAAGTATAGCGTGTTGTTATGCTTGCAAGGTATGGATACTGCTGGTAAAGATAGCCTGATTCGTGAAGTTTTTAAAGATGTGAACGCACGAGGTATTGTAGTACACAGTTTTAAAGTTCCAACGGAGTTGGAGTTAAAGCACGATTTTTTATGGCGCCATTATATAGCGTTGCCTGCCAAAGGAAAGATTGGTGTGTTTAACCGCACACACTACGAAAACGTATTGGTTACCAGAGTGCATCCAGAATATATATTTGCCGAAAATATTCCAACAGTAAACAGTCTCGACGATTTAGACGATGCTTTTTATCATAGTAGAATGGAGCGAATTAATCAGTTTGAAAATCATATTTCACAAAACGGCACCATTATTTTAAAGTTCTTTTTAAATGTTTCTAAAGAAGAACAAAAAAACAGACTGCTTCGTAGGTTAAATATTCCAGAAAAAAATTGGAAATTTTCTGCAGGAGATCTCGAAGAACGTAAGTTATGGGATAAATACCAAGAATGTTACAAAGACATGCTAGAAAGAACCTCAACAGACTTTGCCCCTTGGTATGTAATACCTGCCGATGATAAACCAACAGCGCGCTATATTGTAGCTAAAGTATTAGAAGAAGAATTAGAAAAATATAATTTTAAAGAACCTACATTGCCGCCAAAAGTGTTAGACCAAATAGACGAATTTAAAGAAGAATTGAATAACGAATAA
- a CDS encoding lysophospholipid acyltransferase family protein has product MKTLVYYFFKLYVKTGLFFYAKKITVVGNDNIPKKQAVIFTANHPNGLLDPLLIATHIQRRTNFLVRAAVFKNPTIAKFFNLLGMMPIYRIRDGVKQLGKNEEIFNKCQEILKENKTLLIFPEGSHNKNRTIRPLSKGFTRIIFKTLDNFPNTQIHIVPVGITYQQVSNYPSKAAIHFGSPILANDHYDKENLNQSIKEIKEQVSNQLKSLSVHIEQNENYEATLTNLNNAQIDFTKVAKVNSIISSKKQLARQTASINYALPLFLLIILNSFIPYTIWKSLSKKVDEIEFIDTFRFGLNAFLFPIFYTIQSWALSLFFDWKIAFVYFFSSLFIVLLYTKLAPTPPSK; this is encoded by the coding sequence ATGAAAACACTAGTATACTATTTTTTTAAACTTTATGTTAAAACAGGCTTGTTTTTTTATGCAAAGAAAATAACCGTTGTTGGTAATGATAACATCCCTAAAAAACAGGCAGTAATTTTTACTGCAAATCACCCAAACGGATTGTTAGACCCCTTGCTTATTGCTACACACATTCAAAGAAGAACCAATTTTTTAGTACGAGCTGCTGTGTTTAAAAACCCCACAATTGCTAAATTTTTTAACTTACTAGGAATGATGCCTATCTACCGCATACGAGATGGAGTGAAGCAATTGGGGAAGAATGAAGAAATTTTTAACAAGTGTCAAGAAATTCTTAAAGAGAACAAAACTTTATTGATCTTCCCTGAAGGAAGTCATAATAAAAATAGAACCATACGACCTTTAAGTAAAGGGTTTACTCGAATTATTTTTAAAACTTTAGACAATTTTCCAAATACTCAAATTCACATTGTACCTGTAGGAATTACGTATCAACAGGTATCTAACTACCCTTCAAAAGCGGCAATTCATTTTGGCTCTCCTATTTTAGCTAATGACCATTACGACAAAGAAAATCTAAATCAATCAATCAAAGAAATTAAAGAACAGGTGTCTAATCAGTTAAAAAGCCTAAGTGTACACATAGAACAAAACGAGAACTACGAAGCTACATTAACAAATTTAAACAACGCTCAAATTGATTTTACAAAGGTTGCTAAAGTAAACAGCATTATAAGTAGTAAAAAACAACTTGCACGGCAAACAGCCAGTATTAATTATGCTTTACCGCTATTTTTACTTATTATACTAAATAGTTTTATTCCTTATACAATTTGGAAATCGTTAAGTAAGAAGGTAGATGAAATAGAGTTTATCGATACTTTTAGGTTTGGACTTAATGCGTTTTTGTTCCCTATTTTTTATACTATTCAAAGCTGGGCACTAAGTTTATTCTTTGATTGGAAAATAGCGTTTGTATACTTTTTTTCTTCCTTGTTCATCGTACTTCTTTACACAAAGCTCGCACCTACTCCACCATCAAAATAG